From candidate division TA06 bacterium B3_TA06, a single genomic window includes:
- a CDS encoding methyltransferase type 11 encodes MKYDPTKAEIWDKFWAQRMDLDVYPPVTDIASEIAEVVPDVRGWRIIEIGAGTGRTSIELARRGADVTILDISPQSLELAKRFAQKADPATRKRLHYVLADGLDPPFEPESFDLLFHQGLLEHFRNPFLLLEANRRIIKKGGLIVVDVPQTFHVYTILKHIQMLFGGWFAGWERQFTPASLTRILKRTGFESIHAYGDWARPSLVYRVLRGILKRMGIRLPMYPRISTDSAFSSLAERLRRKRLFLWTVLSFGVIGRKV; translated from the coding sequence ATGAAATACGACCCCACGAAAGCCGAGATATGGGACAAGTTCTGGGCACAGAGAATGGACCTTGACGTCTATCCGCCGGTTACCGACATCGCGTCCGAGATCGCGGAAGTTGTGCCCGACGTGCGCGGCTGGCGGATAATTGAGATCGGCGCTGGCACTGGCCGAACCTCGATCGAGCTTGCCCGGCGCGGCGCAGATGTAACCATTCTCGACATCTCCCCACAGAGCCTTGAGCTGGCTAAACGCTTCGCGCAAAAAGCCGATCCTGCCACACGCAAGCGCCTGCACTACGTACTGGCCGACGGGCTTGATCCGCCGTTCGAGCCGGAAAGCTTCGACCTTCTGTTTCACCAGGGACTTCTGGAGCACTTCCGCAACCCGTTCCTTCTTTTGGAAGCCAACCGTCGGATTATCAAGAAAGGGGGACTGATTGTTGTTGACGTGCCCCAGACCTTCCATGTCTATACCATCCTCAAACACATCCAGATGCTATTCGGAGGCTGGTTTGCGGGCTGGGAGCGGCAGTTCACGCCTGCGTCCTTAACCAGGATTCTCAAACGAACAGGATTCGAATCCATCCACGCCTACGGCGACTGGGCCAGGCCCTCGCTGGTTTACAGAGTCCTCCGCGGCATCCTGAAAAGAATGGGTATCAGGCTCCCAATGTATCCTCGCATCTCAACCGATTCGGCTTTTTCAAGTCTTGCCGAGCGACTGCGCCGCAAAAGGCTCTTTCTTTGGACGGTGCTTTCCTTTGGGGTGATAGGGCGCAAGGTGTGA
- a CDS encoding peptidase M16, with product MRRLPKILFAIFAGSIPIIGVSGTYAEIEERVVEHQLANGMRFLIFERHEAPLVSMVIAVKAGAVNEVTNKTGLAHFLEHLAFKGTQRIGTTNYKAERKALEELDAAFKAYHKAEQEGADSEVLETLYAEFKQRQERASSYIVQGELSEIYDRNGATRFNASTGYDYTTYIITLPSNRFELWCAMESDRMANPVFREFYSERDVILEERRMRTDNSPRGLFYEEFRSVSYKAHPYGHPIIGHLSDMENLSRKDVRAFYETYYVPQHMTAAIVGDVNAEEIIPLIDKYFGRIPKRPNPPELITKEPEQPGVRRVQMQIGRQPRLYMGFPTVSEGHEDELALDLLASVLGQGRTSRLYRALVEERKLASSVRAGHTTMLYAGQLGFSGTPIETVTAAELEQAVLGELAELKENPITEEELDAARARWKVRIYTYLSSNLGMGYMLAQGDQGNTGWQDIFRIPERAEKITPQDLMDAAERYIDPDKRSVGLMEVAND from the coding sequence ATGAGAAGGTTACCAAAGATTCTTTTTGCGATCTTCGCAGGATCGATTCCCATTATAGGTGTTTCAGGCACCTACGCCGAGATTGAGGAGCGCGTGGTCGAACACCAACTTGCCAACGGGATGCGGTTTTTGATCTTTGAGCGTCACGAGGCGCCGCTCGTGAGTATGGTGATTGCGGTTAAGGCAGGGGCGGTTAACGAGGTCACCAACAAGACCGGCCTTGCCCACTTCCTTGAACATCTGGCATTCAAAGGCACCCAGAGGATCGGCACCACGAACTACAAGGCCGAGCGCAAGGCTTTAGAGGAGCTCGATGCCGCCTTCAAGGCCTATCACAAAGCCGAGCAGGAAGGCGCTGATTCCGAGGTCCTTGAGACGCTTTACGCCGAGTTCAAGCAAAGGCAGGAGCGGGCGTCATCCTACATCGTGCAGGGCGAGCTCTCGGAGATATACGACCGCAACGGTGCCACACGTTTCAACGCATCAACCGGCTACGATTACACCACCTACATAATCACCTTGCCATCCAACCGTTTCGAGCTCTGGTGCGCCATGGAATCCGACCGTATGGCCAACCCGGTGTTCCGCGAGTTCTACTCCGAGCGCGACGTTATCCTCGAGGAGCGCCGTATGCGCACCGATAACAGCCCCAGAGGTCTCTTCTATGAGGAGTTCCGCAGCGTTTCATACAAGGCTCATCCCTACGGTCATCCGATCATCGGACATCTCAGCGATATGGAAAACCTTTCCCGCAAAGACGTGCGAGCGTTCTACGAGACCTATTACGTTCCGCAACACATGACTGCTGCCATCGTGGGTGACGTAAATGCAGAAGAGATCATCCCATTGATTGATAAATACTTCGGCAGGATCCCCAAGAGACCGAACCCACCAGAGCTTATAACAAAGGAACCCGAACAACCGGGAGTGAGACGTGTCCAGATGCAGATAGGTCGTCAGCCTCGCCTATATATGGGATTTCCTACAGTTTCCGAAGGTCATGAAGACGAACTTGCCCTTGATTTACTGGCAAGTGTGCTCGGGCAAGGTCGCACCTCGCGGCTATACCGCGCGTTGGTTGAGGAGCGCAAGCTCGCTTCCTCAGTTCGTGCCGGACACACTACCATGCTCTATGCTGGACAACTCGGCTTTTCAGGTACTCCCATAGAGACAGTGACTGCAGCCGAGCTCGAGCAGGCGGTGCTTGGGGAACTGGCTGAGTTGAAGGAGAACCCCATAACAGAGGAAGAGCTTGACGCGGCGCGCGCCCGTTGGAAGGTCAGGATTTACACCTACCTCTCCTCGAACCTGGGGATGGGCTATATGCTGGCACAGGGTGATCAGGGCAACACAGGATGGCAGGATATATTCAGGATACCTGAAAGGGCTGAAAAGATCACTCCACAGGATTTGATGGATGCTGCTGAGCGCTATATTGATCCCGATAAAAGATCGGTTGGACTAATGGAGGTGGCAAATGACTAG
- a CDS encoding bifunctional phosphoribosylaminoimidazolecarboxamide formyltransferase/IMP cyclohydrolase — protein sequence MKKALISVSDKTGIDKLARVLVDSGYEILSTSGTAAFLERAGIGVIEISDYTGFTQTQDGRVKTLHTKLYTDILGRPAGIQIVVVNLYPFEQKMKESLSLEEMIEFIDIGGVTLLRGAAKNFAYVTVVSSPDQYDELISEIKTNTETSAELRARFARAAFQRTAIYDAAVTSYLSESSSVGIASTHWAVGLYANDPMELKYGENPHQKGIYYRYPLADLKFKELLGHPISYNNLMDLEAAILTVQEFERPAAVITKHANPCGVAEQRQGEDYAETFARAYNADSLSAWGGVIALNRPLTEGVVKFLSGKFVEVMAASHVPEELMPLFAKKRKLRLVQYSGKMPEVTIRSTLGGVLVQDRDTRIETSEQWKVVTKRTPTDEEKAALLFAWKVTKHTRSNSVVITGKDVSLGIGGGLPNRVDSARRALRLAAEQKYEGVRVCASDGLFPFADSIQELKGSGVTAVIQPGGAMRDQEVIAAADAENLVMVFTGVRHFAHW from the coding sequence ATGAAGAAAGCCTTGATATCAGTGTCGGACAAGACCGGTATTGATAAGCTGGCACGGGTGCTGGTTGATTCCGGCTACGAGATACTTTCCACCTCAGGCACGGCCGCCTTCCTTGAGCGTGCCGGGATCGGGGTGATAGAGATCTCGGATTACACAGGCTTTACCCAGACCCAGGACGGCCGCGTCAAGACCCTGCACACAAAACTTTACACCGATATCCTCGGCAGGCCCGCGGGTATCCAGATCGTGGTGGTCAACCTCTATCCATTCGAGCAGAAGATGAAGGAGAGCTTAAGCCTCGAGGAGATGATTGAGTTTATAGACATCGGCGGGGTAACCCTGCTTCGCGGCGCTGCCAAGAACTTTGCCTACGTCACCGTCGTCTCCTCACCTGACCAGTACGATGAGTTGATTTCAGAGATAAAGACCAATACTGAGACCTCAGCTGAACTGCGCGCTCGCTTTGCACGGGCAGCTTTCCAGCGCACCGCTATCTACGATGCCGCAGTGACATCCTATCTTTCCGAATCCTCATCCGTAGGGATCGCCTCTACCCACTGGGCGGTAGGGCTATATGCCAATGATCCGATGGAGCTCAAATACGGAGAGAACCCTCATCAGAAAGGTATCTACTACCGCTACCCCCTTGCAGATCTCAAGTTCAAAGAACTTCTTGGGCATCCCATCTCCTACAACAACCTTATGGATCTTGAAGCGGCGATCCTTACCGTTCAGGAGTTCGAGCGTCCGGCGGCAGTGATAACCAAGCACGCCAACCCATGCGGGGTGGCTGAGCAACGCCAGGGAGAGGATTATGCCGAGACGTTCGCCAGAGCCTACAACGCCGATTCGCTTTCGGCCTGGGGCGGGGTAATCGCCCTTAACCGACCTTTGACTGAGGGGGTCGTAAAGTTCCTTTCGGGCAAGTTCGTCGAGGTGATGGCCGCTTCCCACGTCCCCGAAGAACTTATGCCGCTCTTTGCCAAGAAGCGCAAACTTCGTCTCGTTCAATACTCCGGTAAGATGCCTGAGGTAACAATCCGCTCCACCCTCGGCGGGGTTCTTGTTCAGGATCGTGATACCCGGATTGAAACCTCAGAGCAGTGGAAGGTGGTCACGAAACGTACACCCACAGATGAGGAGAAGGCCGCACTCCTCTTCGCCTGGAAGGTGACAAAGCACACCCGGTCCAACTCGGTGGTGATCACGGGCAAGGATGTGAGTCTTGGTATAGGTGGCGGTCTGCCCAACCGGGTGGATTCTGCGCGCCGAGCCCTGCGACTGGCCGCAGAGCAGAAGTATGAAGGTGTCCGGGTCTGCGCCTCGGACGGGCTCTTTCCCTTTGCTGACTCCATCCAGGAACTCAAAGGCTCCGGCGTCACCGCGGTCATCCAGCCGGGCGGGGCCATGCGCGACCAGGAGGTTATCGCAGCAGCAGACGCCGAGAACCTGGTTATGGTCTTTACCGGAGTGCGCCACTTCGCACACTGGTAG
- a CDS encoding phosphoglycerate mutase (catalyzes the interconversion of 3-phosphoglycerate and 2-phosphoglycerate; this enzyme does not require the cofactor 2,3-bisphosphoglycerate as a phosphate donor; BPG-independent PGAM; aPGAM) has product MEFLSDLVVPGETKILLLVADGLGGLQRNGKTELEIAKTPNLDALAAKSSLGLTTPVDAGITPGSGPAHLALFGYDPLEYEIGRGVLEALGIDYPLKRGDVAARGNFAAIKDGVIIDRRAGRISTQENKRICKRLSAEISEIEDVKIHIRPGKGHRFVLVLDGEGLSHELSESDPQKEGSPPAVIKPLASDAGKTARIVNRFIIQAQEMLQTEERANSLLLRGFASLPDLIPFPERFGLAAGAIATYPMYRGLARLVGMQVLETGSTWEEELSTLSKNRKGFDYFFVHFKEIDAAGEDGNFEKKVQLIERFDGLLPRLLKLNFDVVAITSDHSTPAMLESHSWHPNPFLLYAPQTARTEGESGFSERCCARGVLGHFNSLDVMPILLAHARRLKKFGA; this is encoded by the coding sequence ATGGAATTCTTGAGTGATTTAGTTGTTCCTGGAGAAACAAAGATCCTTCTTTTGGTTGCGGACGGGCTTGGAGGACTACAGCGTAACGGCAAGACCGAGCTTGAGATCGCTAAGACGCCGAATCTCGACGCCTTGGCTGCCAAAAGCTCACTGGGTCTCACCACCCCGGTTGATGCCGGTATCACACCGGGTTCAGGTCCGGCGCACCTGGCGCTTTTCGGCTACGATCCGTTGGAGTACGAGATCGGTCGCGGGGTGCTTGAGGCGCTGGGGATAGACTACCCCTTAAAGCGCGGCGACGTGGCAGCTCGCGGCAACTTTGCCGCCATAAAGGACGGGGTTATCATTGACCGCAGGGCAGGGCGCATCTCCACCCAGGAGAATAAACGCATCTGCAAGCGGTTGAGTGCTGAGATCAGCGAGATAGAGGACGTAAAGATCCATATCCGGCCGGGCAAGGGACACCGGTTTGTGCTTGTCCTCGACGGCGAAGGCCTAAGCCACGAGCTCTCAGAGTCCGATCCTCAAAAGGAAGGCAGCCCTCCGGCGGTTATAAAACCACTGGCCAGTGACGCGGGTAAAACCGCACGGATAGTCAACCGTTTCATTATCCAGGCTCAGGAGATGCTGCAGACCGAGGAACGCGCTAACAGCCTACTTTTGCGTGGCTTTGCGTCGCTTCCTGATCTTATACCCTTCCCTGAGCGGTTCGGTCTTGCGGCCGGGGCAATTGCGACCTATCCCATGTATCGGGGGCTTGCCCGGCTTGTCGGCATGCAAGTCCTTGAGACAGGATCAACATGGGAGGAGGAACTCTCCACACTCAGCAAGAATCGGAAGGGGTTCGACTACTTCTTCGTGCACTTCAAGGAGATAGACGCCGCCGGTGAAGACGGCAACTTCGAAAAGAAGGTCCAGCTTATAGAGCGTTTCGATGGGCTCTTGCCGAGGCTCTTGAAGCTGAACTTCGACGTGGTTGCCATCACCTCTGACCACTCCACCCCGGCGATGCTTGAGAGTCACTCCTGGCACCCCAACCCTTTCCTGCTTTATGCCCCCCAGACTGCCCGCACAGAAGGAGAGTCGGGATTTTCTGAACGGTGCTGTGCGCGTGGGGTTCTAGGACACTTTAACAGCCTGGACGTGATGCCCATTCTCTTGGCCCATGCCAGGCGTTTGAAAAAGTTTGGAGCTTAA
- a CDS encoding transposase, which produces MKFFSYKGPYAYSVTICTCEKSPIFKIPKAVKTILDLLKEISTRYGFRLVAYCFMPDHLHLLVAGDKDSNLLKFIQTFKQVSSCRFRKNFGERLWQRGYYEHVLRAEENPEKVARYIWGNPVRKGLVEHEEEYPFSGPEVIL; this is translated from the coding sequence CTGAAATTCTTCAGCTACAAAGGTCCCTATGCTTACTCGGTTACTATTTGTACCTGTGAAAAATCGCCGATTTTCAAAATACCGAAGGCTGTTAAAACAATTTTAGATTTACTTAAGGAAATATCAACCAGATACGGTTTTCGACTGGTTGCTTATTGCTTTATGCCGGATCACCTTCATTTGCTTGTGGCTGGAGATAAAGACAGTAATCTGCTTAAGTTTATTCAAACCTTTAAACAGGTTTCATCGTGTCGATTTCGGAAAAACTTTGGCGAAAGACTCTGGCAGCGGGGGTACTACGAGCATGTGCTCCGGGCTGAAGAGAATCCGGAGAAGGTGGCGCGATACATCTGGGGCAACCCGGTGAGGAAGGGTTTGGTTGAGCATGAGGAGGAGTATCCATTTTCCGGGCCGGAAGTTATATTATGA
- a CDS encoding 4Fe-4S ferredoxin → MEEKEVEVKAPEADAEPSCPDESPKENLIPVFIMGKRFFVPESFTIITAMEYVGFQFKNAVGCREGFCGACATIYRLEGDYKLRTGLACQTVVEPNMHLVQIPFTPAVKAVYDISKLKPELVSIQRYYPEVFRCVACNSCTKACPQEIEVMDYIQAVKRGDLETAADLSFDCIMCGLCAVRCPAEMVQHNIALLARRLTGRYLLPRSHHLEERLAEQREGSYEKDIEELMGLSRKGLTKRYTERDLDFEVF, encoded by the coding sequence ATGGAAGAAAAGGAAGTAGAAGTTAAAGCGCCTGAGGCGGACGCAGAGCCTTCCTGTCCAGACGAGAGCCCGAAAGAAAATCTAATCCCGGTCTTCATCATGGGTAAGCGGTTCTTTGTGCCCGAAAGCTTCACCATCATCACCGCGATGGAGTATGTGGGTTTTCAGTTCAAGAATGCAGTTGGCTGCCGCGAGGGTTTCTGCGGGGCGTGCGCAACCATCTATAGATTGGAAGGCGACTACAAGCTACGCACCGGTCTTGCCTGCCAGACCGTTGTTGAACCCAACATGCACCTTGTGCAGATCCCCTTTACCCCGGCGGTCAAGGCCGTCTACGACATCTCAAAGCTTAAGCCGGAACTCGTATCCATACAGCGCTACTACCCGGAGGTGTTCCGGTGCGTTGCCTGCAACTCCTGCACCAAGGCGTGTCCGCAGGAGATCGAGGTCATGGACTACATCCAGGCGGTCAAGCGAGGCGACCTTGAGACCGCGGCCGACCTCTCGTTCGACTGCATCATGTGCGGTCTGTGTGCGGTGCGTTGCCCTGCGGAGATGGTTCAGCATAACATCGCACTTTTAGCGCGCCGCCTTACTGGCCGCTACCTCTTACCTCGTTCGCATCACCTTGAAGAGCGGCTGGCCGAACAGAGGGAAGGTTCCTACGAGAAGGATATTGAGGAACTTATGGGACTTTCGCGCAAAGGGCTAACCAAGCGCTATACCGAGCGCGACCTTGACTTCGAGGTCTTCTAG
- a CDS encoding cysteine methyltransferase, translated as MQTFLFTSGTLRVAVRWKDGKAHEILINPARPGISNENPPPEVERFFAQLGDYLAGKEVSFSLPINWERLTPFARKVSKALARTRCGQMLSYAELARRAGNPKAARAVGRVMARNPFPLVIPCHRVIGSNGSLTGFGGGLGLKARLLELEKGMISSR; from the coding sequence ATGCAGACGTTCCTCTTTACCTCAGGTACGCTCCGGGTTGCGGTACGATGGAAAGACGGCAAGGCGCACGAGATACTCATAAACCCTGCCCGGCCAGGCATATCGAACGAAAACCCGCCACCAGAAGTCGAAAGATTCTTTGCACAGCTCGGCGATTATCTGGCTGGCAAGGAGGTGAGTTTTAGTCTACCGATTAACTGGGAAAGGTTGACGCCCTTTGCAAGAAAGGTATCGAAGGCATTGGCAAGGACGCGCTGCGGCCAGATGCTCTCCTACGCAGAGCTTGCCAGGCGTGCAGGCAACCCGAAGGCAGCCAGAGCGGTAGGCAGGGTGATGGCTCGCAACCCCTTCCCTCTAGTGATACCGTGCCACCGGGTGATCGGCTCGAACGGCTCGCTCACCGGTTTCGGCGGCGGATTGGGTCTCAAGGCCCGCCTGCTTGAGTTGGAAAAAGGGATGATTTCCAGCCGATGA
- a CDS encoding 4-hydroxythreonine-4-phosphate dehydrogenase PdxA, with translation MARIGITLGDPAGIGPEIVVKALAKLRKEPIHLTIIGSVSILTAAQMMLKTNFPLPRVADTGEVDFEFSRVQPSAGKAALEAIKKAVKLLKEGEIDALVTAPVSKEAIGLSEPGFTGHTEFLASEFGTGEVLMVAHSPYASFAFVTTHHPLQDVPGLITTDRVLHKLELYNDFLVTLHGREVSIAVLALNPHSEEFSYGEEKKIADAVSAANKEGLDVQGPYPADTFHRHIQEVDGFLTQYHDQGMIPAKLLSRGEGVNVTWGLGFVRTSPLHGTAFDIAGKGEADPSSMIAAIRMADYLTRS, from the coding sequence GTGGCGAGAATCGGGATAACCCTCGGTGATCCAGCAGGTATAGGCCCGGAGATTGTGGTCAAAGCCTTAGCCAAACTGCGCAAGGAACCGATTCACTTGACAATCATAGGTTCCGTAAGTATCCTTACCGCGGCTCAGATGATGCTTAAGACGAACTTCCCCTTGCCCCGAGTAGCCGATACCGGCGAGGTGGATTTTGAGTTCTCTCGTGTGCAGCCCTCGGCGGGTAAAGCAGCGCTCGAAGCAATAAAGAAAGCCGTCAAACTCCTCAAGGAGGGCGAGATAGACGCATTGGTTACCGCTCCTGTGAGTAAAGAAGCCATCGGGCTTTCCGAGCCTGGCTTCACCGGCCACACCGAGTTCCTTGCCTCCGAGTTTGGAACCGGTGAGGTGCTTATGGTCGCTCACTCGCCCTACGCATCCTTTGCGTTTGTGACAACCCACCACCCGCTTCAAGACGTGCCAGGACTCATCACGACCGACCGCGTTTTACACAAGCTTGAGCTCTACAACGATTTTCTCGTGACCCTTCATGGCCGCGAGGTCAGCATAGCAGTTCTCGCACTTAACCCACACTCTGAAGAGTTTTCGTATGGAGAGGAGAAAAAGATAGCAGACGCCGTCTCCGCAGCCAACAAGGAGGGACTTGATGTTCAAGGTCCCTATCCCGCAGACACGTTTCATCGTCATATACAAGAGGTGGACGGCTTTCTTACCCAGTATCATGATCAGGGGATGATACCTGCCAAGCTGCTGTCACGCGGCGAAGGCGTCAACGTCACCTGGGGACTGGGGTTCGTGCGCACCTCACCGTTGCACGGCACGGCCTTCGATATTGCAGGCAAGGGTGAGGCCGATCCATCAAGTATGATAGCGGCCATCCGCATGGCAGATTACCTGACAAGGAGCTAG
- a CDS encoding transketolase, with translation MEKEGFDFKPIQPPEELIGKLTAKARRLRKDVLVMLAKAGSGHTGGSLSAVDILTTLYYHVLRHRPHEPGWPDRDRFVLSKGHAAPSLYAVLADCGYFPAKHLKTLRRLGSPLQGHPCLCTPGVEICTGSLGHGLSLANGMALGLRIDRKDSRVYALLGDGECEEGEVWEAAMSSAHFKLSNLTAIVDKNRLQIDGPTSEVMNIDPLDEKFRSFGWQALVVDGHDFKQLLSAFRFAAQERRCPTVIIANTVKGKGVSFMENNLEFHGRAPTEEELKWALAELGE, from the coding sequence ATGGAAAAAGAAGGTTTTGATTTCAAACCTATCCAGCCGCCTGAGGAGTTAATCGGCAAGTTGACTGCCAAAGCGCGTCGGTTGCGTAAAGATGTGCTCGTGATGCTTGCGAAGGCTGGCTCAGGACACACCGGCGGCTCGCTTTCGGCCGTAGACATACTCACCACCCTTTACTATCACGTTCTGCGCCACAGACCTCACGAGCCTGGCTGGCCGGACCGAGACCGCTTCGTGCTCTCCAAGGGACACGCCGCACCCTCGCTTTACGCCGTGCTTGCTGACTGCGGATACTTCCCGGCCAAGCACCTTAAGACCCTGCGAAGGTTGGGTTCGCCCCTGCAAGGCCATCCCTGTCTGTGCACCCCGGGTGTGGAGATATGCACCGGTTCTCTTGGGCACGGTCTCTCGCTTGCCAACGGGATGGCGTTAGGTCTTCGTATTGACCGTAAAGATTCACGCGTCTACGCGCTTCTTGGCGACGGCGAGTGCGAGGAGGGCGAGGTTTGGGAGGCGGCTATGAGCTCTGCACACTTCAAGCTTTCAAACCTTACGGCGATTGTAGACAAGAACAGGCTGCAGATCGACGGCCCAACCTCGGAGGTGATGAACATAGATCCCCTGGATGAGAAGTTCCGTTCATTCGGCTGGCAGGCGCTTGTGGTCGACGGGCACGACTTCAAGCAGTTACTTTCCGCGTTTCGTTTCGCCGCACAGGAACGACGCTGCCCCACCGTTATCATTGCAAACACCGTCAAGGGCAAAGGGGTATCCTTCATGGAAAACAACCTTGAGTTCCACGGTCGTGCGCCAACCGAAGAGGAGTTGAAATGGGCTCTGGCAGAACTGGGCGAGTAG
- a CDS encoding transketolase produces MGSGRTGRVERFSLRNAYGEALLELGRRRKNVVVLDADLALSTQTARFRKAFPDRFFDMGIAEADMIDTAVGLATTGKLVFVSTFAMFAVGKPWEQIRNSAAYSGVTLNIVATHSGISVGEDGSSHQCIEDMALMRIIPGTTIIAPADDIATYALVMKLADHEGLSYMRLSRPDLPRIYAEGESFEIGKAKVLKKGTQGTIIATGSLVWPSLEAADILASEGISLGVIDMHTVKPLDEQPVLEAAKRTGFIITAEEHTVIGGLGEAVSSLLSECCPTRVKRIGIQDRFGESGSCDELMDFFGFTPEAIAKEIKEAL; encoded by the coding sequence ATGGGCTCTGGCAGAACTGGGCGAGTAGAGCGCTTCTCCCTGCGCAATGCGTACGGAGAGGCGCTTTTGGAGTTGGGCCGCAGGCGCAAGAACGTGGTGGTGCTGGATGCCGATCTAGCTTTATCTACGCAAACCGCTCGTTTCCGCAAGGCCTTCCCAGACCGCTTCTTCGACATGGGGATAGCCGAGGCCGATATGATAGATACCGCTGTAGGACTGGCAACCACAGGCAAGCTTGTCTTCGTCTCGACCTTCGCCATGTTCGCGGTGGGCAAGCCCTGGGAGCAGATACGCAACTCGGCCGCCTACTCCGGGGTAACGCTTAACATCGTTGCGACCCATTCCGGAATCTCTGTAGGCGAAGACGGCTCCTCCCATCAATGCATAGAGGATATGGCGCTCATGCGGATCATCCCAGGGACAACAATCATAGCACCTGCAGACGACATCGCTACCTACGCACTGGTAATGAAACTTGCTGATCACGAGGGCCTTTCCTACATGAGATTGTCCCGTCCTGATCTGCCCCGGATATACGCCGAGGGCGAGTCCTTCGAGATAGGTAAGGCCAAGGTGCTCAAAAAGGGAACTCAAGGCACTATAATTGCCACAGGCTCACTTGTTTGGCCTTCGCTCGAAGCCGCGGACATTCTGGCCTCGGAAGGGATCTCCCTGGGTGTAATTGACATGCACACGGTAAAACCACTTGATGAGCAGCCTGTTCTTGAAGCGGCAAAGCGAACCGGCTTCATCATTACCGCCGAGGAGCACACCGTTATCGGAGGGTTGGGCGAGGCTGTTTCATCGCTTCTTTCAGAGTGCTGTCCTACCCGAGTCAAGCGGATCGGTATCCAGGACCGCTTCGGCGAGTCAGGCTCCTGCGACGAGCTGATGGATTTCTTCGGATTTACCCCTGAAGCTATAGCTAAGGAAATCAAGGAAGCGCTATGA
- a CDS encoding cell division ATP-binding protein FtsE has protein sequence MIRLEGVSKSFAPDREVFKEINLHVKKGEWVWFLGATGVGKSVLMKIVYGALPPSQGKIFVLNEDVSSLNETALSRLRRRMGIVFQDIRLLDDRPVMENIVLILEALGRSGREAHERAEHWLSMVGMSDHSSRCPYELSIGQQQKVALARALAKEPELLLLDEPFSSLDEKEEREVLKLLGKINHEGTTILAASHVHEVLHFLPGRVLQLTAGGIE, from the coding sequence ATGATCCGACTGGAGGGTGTGTCCAAGAGCTTTGCTCCGGATAGGGAGGTCTTTAAGGAGATCAATCTTCACGTAAAGAAGGGTGAGTGGGTGTGGTTCCTGGGAGCCACCGGGGTAGGCAAAAGCGTTCTTATGAAGATAGTCTATGGTGCCTTGCCTCCCAGCCAGGGCAAGATTTTTGTTCTTAACGAGGATGTCAGCTCGCTCAACGAGACAGCACTATCCAGGCTGCGTCGGAGGATGGGGATTGTTTTTCAGGATATACGCCTGCTTGACGACCGGCCGGTTATGGAGAATATCGTTCTTATCCTAGAGGCTTTGGGCAGATCAGGGCGCGAGGCTCACGAGCGCGCCGAGCATTGGCTCTCAATGGTAGGGATGAGCGATCACTCCTCCCGCTGCCCCTATGAACTCTCAATAGGCCAACAACAGAAGGTGGCCCTGGCAAGGGCACTTGCCAAGGAACCCGAGCTCCTTCTGTTGGACGAACCCTTCTCATCCCTTGACGAGAAGGAAGAGAGGGAGGTGCTCAAGCTATTGGGCAAGATAAATCATGAAGGAACCACGATACTTGCGGCAAGCCACGTGCACGAGGTACTGCATTTCCTTCCAGGAAGGGTACTTCAGTTGACCGCGGGTGGCATAGAGTGA